ctgcggacctgtctggaatggattaatccactttccattactttcaataggaaagttcgcttcaggttaagtacggacttctggaaccaattacactcatacttcaggttaagtatgcttcaggttgagtactccacggaccgcctggaatggattaattcactttccattactttcaataggaaacttcgcttcaggttaagtacacttcaggttaagaacagacttccggaaccaattgtgtttgtaaaccgaggtaccactggctCTTTTATTAATCACCAGCTGGCCCggccatgtgttgctgtggctcaaccctgtgattctccccaccctgtccggatccatgacgtatcccgtccctccctccctccgggacatccctgtgagtggccccaccatgtcccgacccatgagctatcccattccctcccacccccggctcatccctgtgattctccccaccctgtcccgatccatgacgtatcccaccccctccccccaaccccccaggtgagtccccacttccattcagcctagtctgtaaaggcgagccgaggccctgtggagagggaaggttttctagctgcagtactaGTGTAGCCACTACTAGAGGGCGAagttttgtaacctggttcttttcccagcatgctcgaCAGGGTCTCCTGACTGACTTTTTAGGTCCTAAAATGGGGTTTTAGCTTGCGcaagtgtgacatttgtataccccatgTAGCTAGGAACACTCACATAGTGGCAtgtgacattgtgtccaaatttcaccGCTATCgctcaagcggtttcggtgaaaagtggaaaccaacggacatggccagttttgttgttgtttagtcgtttagtcgtgtccgactcttcgtgaccccatggaccatagcacgccaggcactcctgtcttccactgcctcccgtagtttggtcaaactcatgttcgtagcttcgagaacactgtccaaccatcttgtcctctgtcgtccccttctcctagtgccctcaatctttcccaacatcagggtcttttccaaggattcttctcttctcatgaggtggccaaagtattggagcctcagcttcacgatctgtccttccagggagcactcagggctgatttccttaagaatggataggtttggccagtttacatttatatatatatatatagattgtttGACCCAACTAATTCAGTTCAAAAGTTCTAGGACAAAACGATTCATTTACTCTATTGGAAGTTGGAAGAGCTTAGAAAAACAGCTGCACAGTCATCCACGTACAGCCAGATTGACAATGACTTTCTGGTGCGATTGTACACCCAGAAACGAAATAAACTCTTTAGCTGCTATACAAGTCACTATTCCTTATGGCAAATTTCAGCAGACATACAATTCTTTGGTTTGGGGTCCTTTTTCATTTAAGTTCACTGAAAATCATTGTTAGCTGCAATTAAAAAGTACCTGGTGACCGTATGTCTTCCCATGTGCTTATATTATAAAGTGTTGGTGAAAGCTAAGAATCAGTTCCAGAACCTTTCCAGGGAGTTTAGTGGTAAATCATTTGCTTTGTCTGCAGAAATTTCCAGGTTCATTTCCTagcatttccagatagggctgggaggggaggggggggcacccgtgtctgaaaccctagatagaagctgccagtcagtgtagacaatactgatagATGGgaagactcagtataaggcagcttcctgtgtccttgTTTTCAATGCCAAAGCACCCCCCCCTTAAACCTGAGGTGCTAGCTAAGAAAGGAGTACCTCTGCAGAGCACTTTTTCCTAGCTGCTTAATAACAGCTACCTTTAAAGATCACCTGCAATTAGGAGTGGGGTCTTTCAAAGCAGATAGCGTGACTTATATCCAGCCTTTGTGCTCCATCATTTTGGAACTGAACTGCTGCCTTTTATGGCTTCCCCCACTCCAAGCATTCCAAACCCCGTTCGAGCCTTTGTGGTTAGGCGAAATAAAAAGGCTAATTGTAACCTCCAGACAAGTGCGCCCACACACCGACACTCCGCTGTTCTCAAACACCAGGGCGGTCCGATTTACCTGTCTGTGAAATGGTAGCGACAAAAGTTCaagaaaaaaggagaggagggagagaataaaAGACGGAGCGTTCGAGTACATTTCGCTTCAAGGTGCCCAAGCGATGCCTTCCCCCGCACCTTCCCCCGCCCCCGCGCGCTGACCCGAGGTGGGCAAAGGCGACGTGGAGCTTCAGGGACTTTTCAGGCAGATGCATTCAAACGACCCTTTTGCAGCGGGGAAGCAGCTGCCCACAGGCGCGCCGAAACGTGGCCGTCCTCTGCCTACTATCTGGGGAGGATTTCCGAGTCTCCCAGCGCAAGTACGCGAGCTGAACAGGCGAAGCCCGGAGTGGCGCGCCTGCAGGTGGCGACAAATGCCCTTGAAGCTCAgtgctgtccagggtgctgaagtACTGGCGCTCGCCAGCCGGCGCAGAAACGGACTTCGTCGCCTCTGCTGCCGCGAGGAAGgcggggaggggagcagggatgCCCATCCGCCGCCGCACCTTCTTTGCAAAGCGCCCAATTCCAGCTAGGGGAGGAAGGGGGATCCATTCCCTACGGTTCTCGCAAGCCTCGCCAGTCACCCTCCGCTGCTTCCCCGGGCAAAGCGCTCCAACTGAAACGAAGCGAAATGAGCGACGGGAAGCTCAGTTCAGCGGTTCTCGCTGCTTTTCCTCGTCAAGCACAAGCCCCCGCCAGTTCCTCCGGGTCGCCTCCGGCCAAGACGAAGCTCAGTCTCCACTGCCTCTTTGGCACTCCTGGCTGGGTAGACGTGAGGGCGCACCTACAGGGACTGGGTTTTCAAGGGGAAGGGGGTTGACGCGCGGCGAAGTAGTCCCAGCAACACCACTATAACTTTTGCTCTTTTTAACGATTCTCGCCTGCTGTTGGGGTTTGCGATGTGGGCGAGGAGCAGGAGGCGATTTGCGTTGCTTGTAGGGGGTTCCCCTTCCTTTAGAGAATTTGTCTGTTCTAGTTTCCGACATGTGTATGGatcatgtgtgaatgtgtgttggggtggggaggagagaatgtGTCCTATCGGTGCTCCCCGCCCCATTCCTTACTCTCCTATGGCTGCTAAGGCACCCAATGAATGCTGCCCCAGATTCCATTGGCGAAAAGGACCATCAACACAGAGTCCCATGCCATCCGGGGAGAAGCACCCACTAACACGCACGAGGTGTCAATGTGGGTgggcgttgtgtgtgtgtggaggggcgAGGAGCGGAGAAGTGAAAGGGAGGGGccgaggggggaggagggaggaggaaataaaccCGAGAGGAGgagaattggggggaggggggcaacaaAATGCTGAAGACGAGAGATCTCAGCAGTACTTGGCAATGGAGAagtgaaaagaagaaggagggaaaggaggagaggagaggagccggGGTTAGACTCAAAGGCTGAAAGAGGAGCAAAGAAGCCGACGGGTGACAAGGAGAAGACGAAGGGGAGGGCTGGCAGCAGGCAGCGAGGActacaaaaagtgtgtgtgtgtgtgtgtgtgtggacgggGGAAGAGCGGCTGCAGAAAGATAGCAGCAACAGCGAGGGCTAGAGAAGAAGAAGCGAGGGAGAAGGCGGGAGAGGGCAGacaaagggaggaagaagagaagaagtggggcagaaagaaaagggatatacattaataaataaatgggagccaggcataaggaaataaataaataaataaataaataaataaaggaggcaAAGAAGTCGAGGAGGGAGCCCAAGAGGCAgcggcaggaagaggagcaggagagagagagagagagagagagagagagagagagagagagagagagagagagagagagagagagagagagagagagagagagagagagagagagagaggacggtGAGAGCGACGGGaggctgcgagaagccaagctcaGCAAGTGAGTGACGGGGGGATGTGGCAGGGAGGATAAGAAGCGGCGGGCAAGAGCcggagagaagcagagagactTTGAGAAGGAAGggcgaggaagaggaagcaggagaGCCAGCCCAGCAGCAAGTGGGGGCCACCGGAGGgttgagcggcggcggcggcgggagggggcagtggcagcagcagcagcaacgaagCTATAGAGTAGGTGCTCGGCACTGCTCCCGGGAATGCCTAGCCGAGGaggaacagcaggaggaggaggaacaggagatGCAGCCGGTGTGCTGGGACTGGCGCTTGCCCGAGGCGCTGCCTGGCTTTAGCCCGCCGAGGGGTGCGTGAGTCCCGCCAGCCGCCGCCTCTCTCCGCCCGTCCCGTCGGGGGGCCATGGTGGTGCTGACCCTCTGGAAGCGCTGCTGccccccgccgctgccgccgccgccggagtGAAGGCGCTGCCTCCCCGGCCCCCCTCGCCCCCCGCTCCTCCCTCCGGCTCCCTTCCGCCATGGAAATGCCCAACAGCACGACGGCGGCCAACGGCAGCCAGCCGACTAGCCCGGCGCTCGCGGCCACCCTGGGTTACCAGCTGGGCACGTCGGTGGTGCTGGGCGCGCTGATCCTGTTCGCCGTGGTGGGCAACGCGTGCGTCATCGCCGCCATCGCCCTGGAGCGCACCTTGCAGACTGTGGCGAACTACCTGATCGGCTCCCTGGCCGTCACGGACTTGATGGTGTCGGTGCTTGTGCTGCCCATGGCCGCCCTGTACCAGGTGCTGGGCAAGTGGACGCTGGGCCAGGTGACGTGCGACATCTTCAACTCTCTCGACGTGCTGTGCTGCACCTCGTCCATCCTGCACCTGTGCGCCATCGCCCTGGACCGCTACTGGGCCATCACAGACCCCATCGACTACGTCAACAAGCGGACGCCCCGTCGGGCCGCCGTGCTGATCAGCCTGACCTGGCTGATCGGCTTCCTCATCTCCATCCCGCCCATGCTGGGCTGGCGGACCCCAGAGGACAGGGCCGACCCCAACGCGTGCACCATCAGCAAGGACCCCGGCTACACCATCTACTCCACCTTCGGCGCCTTCTACATCCCGCTGCTGCTCATGCTGGTCCTCTATGGTCGCATCTTCAAGGCGGCGCGCTTCAGGATCCGCAACACCGTCAAGAAAGCagacaaaaagcagcagcagcagcacgagGACTCGGAGAAGGTGACCGACACCTGCCTGTCGGCCTCGCCGTCCAGCGGGGAGCCCAAGCGGAGCAACGGGGGTCCCCAGCAGCAGGCCAAAAGCTGGAAAAGCGCCGTCGAGCCCAAAAGGCCCGAGGGCCCCTGCGTCAATGGGGCCCTCCGGCTGGGAGAGGACGGCCCGGTGGCTGCCTTGGAAATCCTCGAGGTCAAGCCGTCGAACTGCACGAAAAGCCACCTGCCCCTGCCCAAcaatcaccaccatcaccaccaccaccctccccaaGGTGGCTCGGGGGCGGCCACGCCATCGACAGAGCGCAAGAACGAGCCCAAGAACGCTGAGGCCAAGCGCAAGATGGCCCTGGCCCGGGAGAGGAAGACGGTCAAGACTCTGGGCATCATCATGGGCACCTTCATCCTGTGCTGGCTGCCCTTCTTCATCGTGGCGCTGGTCTTGCCCTTGTGCGGCTCGGGCTGCTACATGCCGGACTGGCTAGGCGCCGTCATCAACTGGCTAGGCTACTCCAACTCGCTCCTCAACCCGGTCATCTATGCCTACTTCAACAAAGATTTCCAAAGTGCTTTTAAGAAGATCATCAAGTGCAAGTTTTGCACGCAGTGACTGGAGCGCAGGGAGGGacagcacacacacagaaagacgctttttggggggtgaagtgggggtgggtgggagacggGTAGGGTAGGCACTGGGTGTGTGGGTCTTATCCTGCCTCCACCTCACCTCTTCatgaactcccctccccccaggcatCTCCTTCTACCATGGATGCTTTGCAGACATCTGGTGCCCTGTAATGCCGTCGGGGATGGGCCATCTCACCTCTTCTGCGCCATTTTCATTGGGCACTGATGGCTCTTTTATTTtcgggagaggaggagaggagggcggGGAGCGTCGCCTGgacctccccttccccatttggGACGCTCGAATGGAGGCTGCCCTGTGCCTTGGGTCCCAATACAGACCGGGGCCCAAAGCCAACCGCTCTCGCCCAGCAGTGTTGCTCATCCGGCGCCCTCGGGGGTCCCTTTTCTGAACTCCTGCTTCAACACCGCGAGGCGGCTCAGGAAGGTAGGAGCGTCCCTTGGAAGCCTGACAGTCTCGTTTGTTGTTGCTCCCGGCCTCGACTCCTTCTCAGAGTTTCCTCCTTACTCCAAACTGCATAGAAACAATCCGATCTAGGGGAGCTGATCTAggattttgagggtgtgtgtttgcgtgtgggGGTGGTAGGATGGGCTGCAGACCTGGAGACTAACCGACCAccgacaaacaaacaaacaaacaaacaaacaaacaaacaaacaaacaaacaaacaaacagggtaTCTGCCCGAATTGAAACCACACAATAAAACCATCCTATGCATAACAACGTAAATCTCGTCTGGTTTCTCTCCTTCGCTCGCTCcccacacgcccccccccaaaaccattggatttatttatttattttattttaaagaagaagctAAAAACTTCTTTGCTTCTTTTAAGGCCGAGTAAGTACGAACTCTGAAAGGGAGCGAAGCAACCAAGCCAACTGGAGCGGCTTCCAGGTGGTCGCTGGCTCGGGCAAAGTGCATTTCGGTGGggtgggaaaggagggagggagccaagtGGATCCGCAATCCTTTAAGTGACTTGCTAACTCATCGGTCTGTGCCATGTATTGTAGAGAGCGCTCTTCTGCTTATATGTTGTCAGCCGTTTCTATGTCTAGGACTCCCGCGAAAGGGCAAGCCGATCCCACGCTacgcatgtttactcggaagtaagtcctacCGAGCTCAATGCTCGCAAGGAAGCCTGCGGTCCTTGGCACGCTTGGGTGGGAGGGGAGCGGAGAAAAGAGCCATTGGTTGAGGCGAGATGTACTTCAAAGTAAAAACGTTCATCGGATCGGGCCGCCGTTAAGGCTTGAAATGGTGGGAAACACACCTCTTATGAAAGATTTAGCAAACGAGGAGATAGTTTTAATCGGTGTTTAAAGCTCTAGAGGCAAGCTTCCGGCCCACACTGAACTTCCTGCAGCAGACAAACCGATGTGGTAGGATTAACTTGATGTTTACATAGCTTTCGGTTGAGTCCCGCTAGGTTTTACTCAAAGCAGATTCGCTGAAATGAATGTTTGGGGTGCCCGTTATTTTcggtgggtttactctgagtagaactagcatgGTATTCAACCCTTATCAGGACAAATAAGTAGTGAAATGCTTAATGCAGGCTGCGTTCATTAGATAAAAAATAAAGCCTCCTTGATAAAGATGCAAATTAGAAAAAGTTGTTCCAGGGACAAAATAGCTTCTGATGGATATGGCCAGAGGTGTCCTTTGGAAGCAGAACAAAGACAGTTCTGACTGGAGTCTCCCACAATGCTTGGAAAAGTGAAAATAAAGAAGGCAGTCCTAGCAATCATAAATTATTAGCAAATGCTTGCAACATTTGGTCCAGATAAATATATGGTCTCAGTTGAGTATTGCTCTTTCTTGTTTGGGATCAACACGTGAGACTGGGAATTCTTAATTTTTGCATCAATAGATGAAGGTGATGCTCATGAGTTTAAGCTGTCATTTTTGCATCAATTTTTGCATCAATTTTTGCATCAATAGATGAAGGTGATGCTCATGAGTTTAAGCtgtcatgggacccaggtggcgctgtggttaaaccactgagcctagggcttgctgatcagaaggtcggtggttcgaatccctgtgacggggtgagctcccgttgcttggtcccagctcttgccaacctagcagctcgaaagcacgtcaaaatgcaagtagataaataggaaccgctacagcgggaaggtaaacggcgtttccatgcgctgctctggtttgccagaagcggctttgtcatgctggccacatgacctggaagctatacgccggctccctcggccaataatgcgagatgagcgcgcaaccccagagtcggtcacgactggacctaatggtcaggggtccctttacctttacctttacctaaatataTGGTCTCAGTTGAGTATTGCTCTTTCTTGTTTGGGATCAACACGTGAGACTGGGAATTCTTAATTTTTGCATCAATAGATGAAGGTGATGCCCTTAACTTACCCTGCTGGCTTCAAGCCTCTAgacacttactcccaagtagacaCATTGTCTGCAGAGTAGGTGAATGAGTGAGCTGTATGCCCAGAGAGTGAGCAAAGAAGTTAAAAGATTGCTCATGAGATAGCAAAAGTCCATAAATCAAATGAAATGTGTAATATAATGCAATTACATATTATTTAAATGTCCCATCACAGAAACGTGGCCACAGACTGAGTTTATTTGCATGCATGTCTGCATATAAAAAAGCCCTCATGTCTAATAAACTTTGCTGAAAGTTACAATGCAGGTACTGTACTGACTGCACTTCACAAGCCCAAGGATGTGGTTTGTGGATTGCAGACTGTAGAAAACTGTcactctgcttttttattttatttgaaaagagCTTTTTAAATTCCCACTAAATATTAGTAGGTGTAAAGGGCATATATTAGCAGAGGCAGCAAGAGATCTCCTAACTCCTCCCACAATGACTTTGATTCATAATTAATCCTTCATTCTAATCATCTGTTCTCTTGTTGAAGATTAATGAAGAGAGGCaagttttaccccccccccaaagttctgTGCATTCCATCATTGATATGAATGGAACTTGTGCCAGACCATGGGAAGTGCTCTCAAATCCTCCACAGGAGTTTGCACAAAGGTATGTCTGGCGTCTTGTGCACCACACAGCTGTAAAAATAGCCATAgcagctgtaaataaataaaatgacagcTTAAACTCATGAGCAACCATGTTAGAGTGCCCAGTGCCTCAGTCCCTTGAGCACATGACTGGAAAATGCATTGTGTTGCTTCCAAGGAGTGAGATTTTCTGACAAGTCATGGACCGTAGAACATAATGGACATCAGCTGCAACAAGCCTAagcacatatacagtacatagaaGTCATGGGCATTTCTATGTAAAACTTGCTTCCACCGGAAAGCTTTTGGAATACTTCTTATGAAGAGATAATAAACCTAGGGGGAAAAGTCTTGTCAGAATTCATTAGCAGCACAGATTTTTAAAGGTTGGATTCATAAGGAGACTAGATTTGTGTTGGTTCAGTTCCTTGGGCTTCACCAAGAAAAACACACATGGATATATCCCTGAAGGGTAACTCCAGAAGACTAGGTTATAATAGAAACAAAATGTGAGTCATTCATTGTGAAGGACCCAGATATATTCTCTGAAAGCTATGCTTCTGTTACAGGGATCCAGTATCCAATTTCCACTGCTCTTCAACTGAACTATTGTTATTGGTAGGATCCCAACAGTGCATCCattgatattttttattattgtgtaGAATGTGGCAGCGTCAATGTTGCAGGCACATATTGGAGAGCGTCTGTGACGTCATCAGTCACAAGTGGCACAACTCTTCCACATGGCTGCTTCAATTCCATGTACGTCCAATTTAACAAATTATAATTATCATTAATCGTCCAGTTAGAGATGGGAaatctgcaaccctccagatattgttggacttaaactcccatcagcttcagccagtgtggacaatggtcagggataaggaGAGTTGGAGTCTGAAATactttggagggctgcaggttctccatccttgctttATATGTGGAGCAGGGCAATATTTGtgtagctctttaaaaaaaacactcccaGAATTTCTCAGGACTGAAACCTAcgcctgtattttttaaatatataaaaaagcagcatTATTGTTGTTCCCCTAGAGCAAGATTATTTTTTGCAGCAAAGCTACTTCAATCTTGACCCAATATCAAGCTATTACATTTGAGTCAGTCCTTGCTGAACAATTTAACACAGGCTAAAATCCATATCTAGAATACAGTTTGACTGCTAATTATTTAAGTCTAAAATCCTAAACACGCTTACTAGGGAGCAAgtctcactgaacacagtgggacttccttccaagtaaacatgcagaaGAATGCACTTTTCCATATGGGGCTAAAAGTAACACCAACGGCATATGAACGGGACATAATTTCAAGTGAAGTCTATCAATGTTTTAAGCATATTTACACAGAACTGAGTTCACGGAAATCTTATGGGGGCATGCTACTATGAAAGTGGAGTGTTACTGCCTAAGAATCATATTTGCATGTAAGAGTTTTAATACCTATGGGTTGATGTACACATTACATCTTTATTGTATAGAGACAATTCCCAGGTAGTTAACAAAAGTGTTCTCCATCATTTCAAGGGTGCTTTTGCAGCCAGTGCACTGATTGGGCAGTTGATACACTTTACAGCAAAGGGATATTTAGGTTGTAGTGGATCTTGCAAATTTTgcaattcttctttggcgatcactcatagccaagaagattgtcttccataaacacagttttaacaataagtccgtaagtgactgtggaggccaattctggatccacacgtccttccacagtggggacattggtttccaggcaggagttgatcacggtctGAATGAGCTAATGTTATATTTATACTAAATGCCCATATAATTAGAGCTGGAAGCAAAGGTTGTGATTCatgaccactttttaaaaaaatctcattcatttattttataataataataataataataataataataataataataataataaatgtgcacCCTACCCCTGAGACTATTCCATTGTAattatccaacctcccaaaatttcatcATCTCTTGCGGTGGTTTgactcctttccatttt
This region of Zootoca vivipara chromosome 11, rZooViv1.1, whole genome shotgun sequence genomic DNA includes:
- the HTR1A gene encoding 5-hydroxytryptamine receptor 1A; the encoded protein is MEMPNSTTAANGSQPTSPALAATLGYQLGTSVVLGALILFAVVGNACVIAAIALERTLQTVANYLIGSLAVTDLMVSVLVLPMAALYQVLGKWTLGQVTCDIFNSLDVLCCTSSILHLCAIALDRYWAITDPIDYVNKRTPRRAAVLISLTWLIGFLISIPPMLGWRTPEDRADPNACTISKDPGYTIYSTFGAFYIPLLLMLVLYGRIFKAARFRIRNTVKKADKKQQQQHEDSEKVTDTCLSASPSSGEPKRSNGGPQQQAKSWKSAVEPKRPEGPCVNGALRLGEDGPVAALEILEVKPSNCTKSHLPLPNNHHHHHHHPPQGGSGAATPSTERKNEPKNAEAKRKMALARERKTVKTLGIIMGTFILCWLPFFIVALVLPLCGSGCYMPDWLGAVINWLGYSNSLLNPVIYAYFNKDFQSAFKKIIKCKFCTQ